The following coding sequences are from one Capsicum annuum cultivar UCD-10X-F1 chromosome 3, UCD10Xv1.1, whole genome shotgun sequence window:
- the LOC107862219 gene encoding uncharacterized protein At3g17950, with amino-acid sequence MLDPASDLVPPPSSPTISSVSSSDLDTESTGSFFHDRSITLGTLMGVTFQTITFRAPSMTQNRQSNIESTSSTSAGAGSSRKSRKSKKSRVAAVEEEERRHCRRRRWWRLCRDECDSKPASLGEYLEVERRALEGGAAAELEGVVIDAPPTNGRTIFADGRVLPPVEVEEEESSSAAGGLGLCRFSVASLSGICSRGAGCVG; translated from the exons ATGTTGGATCCAGCAAGTGATTTGGTACCTCCACCTTCTTCTCCCACAATTTCATCTGTTTCTTCTTCTGATCTCGACACTGAG TCTACAGGTTCGTTTTTCCATGATCGGAGCATAACATTAGGGACACTCATGGGAGTTACATTCCAAACGATCACGTTCCGAGCTCCATCAATGACTCAGAACCGCCAGTCGAACATTGAGAGCACCAGCTCCACCTCCGCCGGGGCAGGGAGTTCTCGGAAGAGCAGGAAATCTAAGAAGAGCAGAGTAGCTGCGGTGGAAGAGGAGGAACGCCGCCATTGCCGACGGCGGAGGTGGTGGAGGCTTTGCAGAGACGAGTGCGACTCCAAGCCGGCATCTCTCGGAGAATACCTAGAAGTCGAACGTAGAGCGCTAGAAGGCGGTGCAGCGGCGGAGCTGGAAGGTGTTGTAATCGACGCGCCGCCGACGAACGGACGGACGATATTCGCCGACGGGAGAGTTCTGCCGCCGGTGGAAGTGGAGGAAGAGGAATCATCGTCGGCGGCGGGAGGTTTAGGGTTGTGTAGATTCTCAGTGGCGTCGCTATCTGGAATCTGTAGCCGTGGTGCTGGCTGCGTTGGATAA